One genomic segment of Salinigranum rubrum includes these proteins:
- a CDS encoding aryl-sulfate sulfotransferase: protein MRLSRGVALALVGLVVLSSTLAVSAATAPTRSVTAAESGVTGTSTQQSSADAATAAPSGGPHVLVGSQGGGTNWQKQGSVYRLNDQEVVWKINDRDSYFDATMMENGNVVAGFMHNGYRTGCEPYEPPCTKTGYRVLDPSAGSTPEVVSEYMFPIRGPTHSEMHDVEPMGDGRFVFADMEYERIAIVSDGTIEWQWNASDSGFYDAPPDVTRRDWLHINDVDYIGDERFLVSVRNANQLLVIERGEGVVEVINEDPGGSDSSCTKGGQLADFDDDGDVRCGDPSVMNHQHNPQWLGDGRVLVADSENDRIVELHRSESGEWEEAWTLEEAGGLVLQWPRDADRLPNGNTLVTDSLNRRVFEVTPAGDVVWSYATPLIPYEADPIPEGEVAGGFAAEAPADETPQSENGTDTTTATASDTTPTSPAPSTQPPASSSGLSAADIPGLSLLLVGIKAVVPRLPIWFGEFQLLVTILSLGLVGVGVVDHRRD, encoded by the coding sequence ATGAGACTCTCCCGTGGCGTCGCCCTCGCCCTCGTCGGCCTCGTCGTCCTCTCCTCGACGCTCGCCGTCAGTGCCGCGACGGCACCCACACGCAGCGTGACCGCGGCCGAATCGGGCGTGACCGGCACCTCCACACAGCAGTCGTCGGCCGACGCGGCGACGGCCGCACCCAGCGGCGGCCCGCACGTCCTCGTCGGCTCGCAGGGCGGCGGAACGAACTGGCAGAAGCAAGGCAGCGTCTACCGTCTCAACGACCAGGAGGTGGTCTGGAAGATCAACGACCGCGACAGCTACTTCGACGCGACCATGATGGAGAACGGCAACGTCGTCGCGGGCTTCATGCACAACGGCTACCGGACGGGCTGTGAGCCGTACGAGCCGCCCTGCACGAAGACGGGCTACCGCGTTCTGGACCCCTCCGCGGGCTCGACGCCGGAGGTCGTCTCCGAGTACATGTTCCCCATCCGCGGCCCGACCCACAGCGAGATGCACGACGTCGAGCCGATGGGTGACGGACGGTTCGTCTTCGCCGACATGGAGTACGAACGCATCGCCATCGTCTCCGATGGCACCATCGAGTGGCAGTGGAACGCCTCCGACTCGGGATTCTACGACGCCCCTCCCGACGTGACCCGACGCGACTGGCTCCACATCAACGACGTCGACTACATCGGCGACGAGCGCTTCCTCGTCTCGGTCCGCAACGCGAACCAGTTGCTCGTCATCGAGCGCGGCGAGGGCGTCGTCGAGGTGATCAACGAGGACCCCGGCGGGAGTGACAGTTCCTGTACCAAAGGCGGGCAACTCGCCGACTTCGACGACGACGGCGACGTCCGCTGCGGGGACCCCAGCGTGATGAACCACCAGCACAACCCGCAGTGGCTCGGCGACGGACGCGTGTTAGTCGCCGACAGCGAGAACGACCGCATCGTCGAACTCCACCGGTCGGAGTCGGGCGAGTGGGAGGAGGCGTGGACGCTCGAAGAGGCCGGCGGGCTCGTCCTCCAGTGGCCGCGTGACGCCGACCGCCTCCCCAACGGGAACACGCTCGTCACCGACTCGCTGAACCGCCGCGTGTTCGAGGTGACGCCCGCGGGCGATGTCGTGTGGAGCTACGCCACGCCCCTCATCCCGTACGAGGCCGACCCGATTCCAGAGGGTGAAGTCGCCGGTGGCTTCGCGGCCGAAGCGCCGGCAGACGAGACGCCGCAGAGCGAGAACGGCACGGACACGACTACCGCCACGGCGAGCGATACCACCCCCACCTCGCCGGCACCGTCGACACAGCCGCCCGCATCGAGCAGCGGACTCAGCGCCGCGGACATCCCCGGCCTCTCGCTGTTGCTCGTGGGCATCAAGGCCGTCGTCCCCCGTCTCCCCATCTGGTTCGGCGAGTTCCAACTGCTCGTCACCATCCTCTCGCTCGGCCTCGTGGGTGTCGGCGTCGTCGACCACCGACGCGACTGA
- a CDS encoding M20/M25/M40 family metallo-hydrolase has product MRTTSVDRRGLRTHIDAERDRMIDFLRTLVSTPSVTGEEAAVQEHVVEKFGSLGLAPDVWEPDPDALRDHPGYFETTSYTRVGYEGRPNVAAVRAGAGEGRSLGFSGHVDVVPVDDDEWTYDPWGGEVDDGRLYGRGSADMKGGIAAFVHAVEMLDELGVELAGDLILQTTIEEEDGGVGGVLSALERGYQPDAAVVSEPWEVPNVGIASAGAM; this is encoded by the coding sequence GTGCGCACGACGAGTGTCGACAGGCGGGGGCTGCGGACGCACATCGACGCCGAACGCGACCGGATGATCGACTTCCTCCGGACGCTGGTCAGCACGCCATCGGTGACCGGAGAGGAGGCCGCGGTGCAAGAACACGTCGTCGAGAAGTTCGGTTCGCTGGGGCTCGCCCCCGACGTGTGGGAGCCAGACCCCGACGCGCTCCGTGACCATCCGGGCTACTTCGAGACGACGTCGTACACGCGGGTGGGGTACGAGGGCCGCCCGAACGTCGCCGCCGTCCGTGCGGGCGCCGGTGAGGGACGGTCGCTCGGCTTCAGCGGTCACGTCGACGTCGTCCCGGTCGACGACGACGAGTGGACGTACGACCCGTGGGGTGGGGAGGTCGACGACGGACGGCTGTACGGCCGGGGGAGCGCCGACATGAAGGGCGGAATCGCGGCGTTCGTCCACGCCGTCGAGATGCTCGACGAACTCGGCGTCGAACTCGCGGGCGACCTGATCCTCCAGACCACCATCGAGGAGGAGGACGGCGGTGTCGGGGGCGTCCTCTCGGCGCTCGAACGCGGCTACCAGCCCGACGCGGCCGTCGTCTCCGAGCCGTGGGAGGTTCCCAACGTCGGTATCGCCTCCGCGGGCGCGATGTAA
- a CDS encoding cobalamin-binding protein, which produces MRVVSLLPSATEICCALGVDPVGVTHECDYPPRVREAPTVVRSRIDTDGSSHAIDDEVQASLSEGGVYDLDADRLRDLAPDVVVTQGLCDVCAVDESVVRGTLADLALDADLVATHPHSLADVFDDIERLGGVLGRADAASDLLADLRERVDAVRARVPSDDDRPTATVLDWLDPVMVSGHWVPELVECAGGRFELGTAGAESGPVEWERVRETDPEVLVVAPCGFGVDRTRETLSDLTARPGWDDLRAVREGRVYVVDGNHYVNRPGPRLVDTLEAFAWTLHPDRFDRPPAGMVERLSPARESV; this is translated from the coding sequence ATGCGCGTCGTCTCGCTGCTCCCCTCTGCGACCGAGATATGCTGTGCGCTGGGCGTCGACCCCGTCGGCGTCACCCACGAGTGCGACTATCCGCCTCGCGTCCGCGAGGCTCCGACGGTCGTTCGCTCGCGCATCGACACGGACGGGTCGAGCCACGCCATCGACGACGAGGTCCAGGCCTCCCTCTCCGAGGGCGGCGTCTACGACCTCGACGCCGACCGACTCCGGGACCTCGCCCCCGACGTAGTCGTCACGCAGGGGCTGTGTGACGTCTGCGCCGTCGACGAGAGCGTCGTCCGGGGGACGCTCGCGGACCTCGCTCTCGACGCCGACCTCGTCGCGACGCACCCCCACTCGCTCGCCGACGTCTTCGACGACATCGAGAGGCTCGGCGGCGTCCTCGGTCGGGCGGACGCGGCGTCGGACCTCCTCGCTGACCTCCGCGAACGGGTCGACGCCGTCCGTGCGCGCGTCCCCTCCGACGACGACCGGCCGACCGCGACGGTGCTCGACTGGCTCGACCCCGTGATGGTGAGCGGCCACTGGGTGCCCGAACTCGTCGAATGCGCCGGCGGGCGGTTCGAACTCGGGACCGCGGGCGCGGAGTCGGGTCCCGTCGAGTGGGAACGCGTTCGGGAGACGGACCCCGAAGTGCTCGTCGTCGCGCCGTGTGGGTTCGGCGTCGACCGCACGCGGGAGACGCTCTCTGACCTCACGGCGCGTCCGGGGTGGGACGACCTGCGGGCCGTCCGCGAGGGGAGGGTGTACGTCGTCGACGGGAATCACTACGTCAACCGCCCCGGTCCGCGCCTCGTCGACACGCTCGAAGCGTTCGCCTGGACCCTCCACCCCGACCGGTTCGACCGCCCGCCCGCGGGGATGGTCGAACGCCTCTCACCGGCGCGTGAGTCGGTGTAA
- a CDS encoding MFS transporter, with protein MASVTTRARVAIGRLRADGRLSILAAVALGWLFVVGGRFLLPAVLPQVKTTFAVGNAGAGLAVSVVWGGYALMQAPGGVLIDRVGERLLLAGSLAITGIAVLVVAAAPTYPVFLVGCGLFGLTTGLYGPARGTTISRSFPKNDGAAIGATLAAGSVGSAVLPFLAGSLVGSVGWRLLLGVLVVPFVAVAVFAWRAVPVREVFEESTATGSQLLANVVAAVRTPAVARAVAAVTLLLFAFQGLTAFLPTYLVEVKGFDQATATGLFALLFLAGAGSQLLAGTVADRIGERWVLTVTAAVAVVSAAAVPFIDGVLVAVVVVSAVGTRLAMAPVSNAYVIDILPPGVQGSAWGVLRTAFFLVSAGGSTFVGAFADRGLFDEAFFVLAGLAGVAALLYVRLPSRAAAKRTRGDVTR; from the coding sequence ATGGCGAGCGTGACAACGAGAGCCCGGGTCGCAATCGGCCGCCTCCGCGCCGACGGACGGCTGTCCATCCTCGCCGCGGTTGCGCTCGGCTGGCTGTTCGTCGTCGGCGGACGCTTTCTCCTCCCCGCAGTGTTGCCGCAGGTGAAGACGACGTTCGCCGTCGGTAACGCGGGCGCGGGCCTCGCCGTCTCCGTCGTCTGGGGCGGGTACGCGCTCATGCAAGCACCCGGGGGCGTTCTCATCGACCGGGTCGGCGAGCGTCTGTTGCTCGCGGGGAGCCTCGCGATAACCGGTATCGCCGTGCTCGTCGTCGCCGCCGCGCCAACCTACCCCGTGTTCCTCGTCGGCTGTGGCCTGTTCGGCCTCACGACCGGGCTGTACGGTCCCGCGCGGGGCACGACCATCTCCCGGTCCTTTCCGAAAAACGACGGCGCGGCTATCGGCGCGACCCTCGCCGCGGGCAGCGTCGGCTCTGCGGTCCTCCCGTTCCTCGCCGGGTCGCTCGTCGGCAGCGTCGGGTGGCGACTGCTCCTCGGGGTGCTCGTCGTCCCGTTCGTCGCCGTCGCTGTGTTCGCGTGGCGCGCGGTGCCCGTTCGGGAGGTGTTCGAGGAGTCGACGGCGACCGGCTCCCAACTCCTCGCGAACGTCGTCGCCGCGGTCAGGACGCCCGCCGTGGCTCGCGCCGTCGCCGCGGTGACGCTGCTGCTCTTCGCCTTCCAGGGCCTGACCGCGTTCCTCCCGACCTACCTCGTCGAGGTGAAGGGGTTCGACCAGGCGACGGCGACCGGGCTGTTCGCGCTGTTGTTCCTCGCCGGCGCGGGGTCACAGCTCCTCGCGGGCACCGTCGCGGACAGAATCGGCGAGCGGTGGGTCCTCACCGTGACGGCCGCGGTGGCGGTCGTCTCCGCCGCCGCGGTTCCGTTCATCGATGGCGTCCTCGTCGCCGTGGTGGTCGTGAGCGCCGTCGGCACGCGGCTGGCGATGGCGCCGGTCTCGAACGCGTACGTCATCGACATCCTCCCGCCCGGCGTCCAGGGGAGCGCGTGGGGCGTCCTCCGCACCGCGTTCTTCCTCGTGAGCGCCGGCGGGTCGACGTTCGTCGGGGCGTTCGCCGACCGCGGCCTCTTCGACGAGGCGTTCTTCGTCCTCGCGGGGCTGGCCGGCGTCGCCGCGCTGTTGTACGTCCGACTGCCGTCGCGGGCGGCCGCGAAACGGACCCGAGGCGACGTCACTCGCTGA
- a CDS encoding MFS transporter — protein MDIKWRAARTRRWVMWGALAAGFFLMSFNRVTTGVLAEDLTRAFGLTATELSVLHSSFFYVYASLQLPAGLLVDRYGPRRVGSTGIVVMSVGVCGFALSGSLVTGFLTRTLVGLGGSVVYLAIFRFGANWFRANEFATVVGISIAVSGIGGLAATTPLAVLVSVLGWRAATLLAGVVGLALGAGIYLVVRDTPARAGVDAPAGVADGGETAAGENVLANTRRVLSSLDAWLLGTLLFLVLGTNLTILGLWGVPYLVHVYDLSVQRASTVVLVGTLGLVVGSPLFGWLSDRVENRLGFVLAGTVAFALGYAVIAVVAKPPLVVVAGVFFVANLVTGATALSYTLIKERHPASASGVATGTLNSLGYAGAAVVPAAMGVTLDAYWTGETVAGSRIYSLAGYRLAFVFATLAGVVAIGCAVAVAVRRD, from the coding sequence ATGGACATCAAGTGGCGTGCGGCACGGACGCGCCGGTGGGTCATGTGGGGTGCCCTCGCCGCGGGCTTCTTCCTCATGAGCTTCAACCGCGTCACGACGGGCGTCCTCGCGGAGGACCTGACCCGCGCGTTCGGACTGACCGCGACCGAACTCTCCGTGCTGCACTCGTCGTTCTTCTACGTCTACGCGTCGCTACAGCTCCCGGCGGGGCTTCTCGTCGACCGGTACGGGCCGCGACGCGTCGGTTCGACCGGTATCGTCGTGATGAGCGTCGGCGTTTGCGGCTTCGCGCTCAGCGGGTCGCTCGTCACGGGCTTTCTCACGCGGACGCTCGTCGGCCTGGGCGGGAGCGTCGTCTACCTCGCCATCTTCCGCTTCGGGGCGAACTGGTTCCGGGCGAACGAGTTCGCCACGGTCGTCGGAATCAGCATCGCCGTCTCCGGGATCGGCGGCCTCGCGGCGACCACGCCGCTCGCGGTCCTCGTCTCCGTGCTGGGGTGGCGGGCCGCGACGCTCCTCGCGGGCGTGGTGGGACTCGCCCTCGGCGCGGGTATCTACCTCGTCGTCCGCGACACCCCGGCTCGGGCCGGAGTCGACGCGCCGGCAGGCGTCGCGGACGGGGGCGAGACGGCAGCAGGGGAGAACGTCCTCGCGAACACGCGCCGGGTGCTGTCGAGCCTCGACGCGTGGCTCCTCGGGACACTGCTGTTTCTCGTGCTCGGCACCAACCTCACCATCCTCGGGCTGTGGGGGGTCCCCTATCTCGTCCACGTCTACGACCTCAGCGTCCAGCGGGCGTCGACGGTCGTCCTGGTCGGGACGCTCGGCCTCGTCGTCGGGTCGCCGCTGTTCGGCTGGCTCTCTGACCGAGTGGAGAACCGACTCGGGTTCGTTCTCGCCGGAACGGTCGCGTTCGCGCTGGGGTACGCGGTCATCGCCGTCGTCGCGAAGCCGCCGCTCGTCGTCGTCGCGGGCGTCTTCTTCGTCGCGAATCTCGTCACCGGCGCGACGGCGCTCTCGTACACGCTCATCAAGGAGCGCCACCCCGCATCGGCCAGCGGCGTCGCCACGGGGACGCTCAACAGCCTCGGCTACGCGGGTGCGGCGGTCGTCCCCGCCGCGATGGGCGTGACGCTCGACGCCTACTGGACCGGAGAGACGGTCGCCGGAAGCCGCATTTACAGCCTCGCGGGCTACCGCCTCGCGTTCGTGTTCGCGACGCTCGCCGGCGTCGTCGCCATCGGCTGCGCGGTGGCCGTCGCCGTCCGCCGGGACTGA
- a CDS encoding beta propeller repeat protein: MSRPHRADGFVAFFRRYVQTWVHALATAALTLFGTLTFVHRLFAVVAIAAYVLPPVALYLTRSGDLPEQSAADRPSDREGETPTSATSTTAAGSGSTPSGRSRADEDRTRTGDRGRSTGGDGRAQAQSRSDSGSSDATGSDSSDATGSGSSDATEPHWTTAATPVDDPLHDVVVGAGSYAVGDGGTVLADEGDGWRVALADGPGAASNALRGVDAVADGGVWFAGDGGAVGRLDPTTGRHVDHSAPAGDTTNLTGLAVAGTDGAETVLLADGSGRVRRGRWRDGETAWTEPVTPGSGSSLVGVVLVDESVGYVCDTNDAVFKTTDGGERFARVGPVGASGTLTDVAATTSTDPVVAADDGVLHRFDGTRWTPTRLDDDAVHAVALDARDGDERDGAGGGGDVDGVACGAGGRIYERSAGTSDWTPLATPATSPLSGVALDGVDAVAVGADGTVVERVTDSG; the protein is encoded by the coding sequence ATGAGTCGTCCTCACCGAGCCGACGGGTTCGTCGCGTTCTTCCGGCGCTACGTGCAGACGTGGGTCCACGCGCTCGCGACGGCCGCGCTCACGCTGTTCGGAACGCTGACGTTCGTCCACCGACTGTTCGCCGTCGTCGCCATCGCGGCCTACGTCCTCCCGCCGGTCGCGCTGTATCTCACGCGCTCTGGCGACCTGCCGGAACAGTCCGCGGCCGACCGCCCGTCGGACCGCGAGGGCGAAACACCGACTTCGGCCACCTCCACCACAGCCGCAGGCTCCGGCAGCACGCCTTCCGGTCGGTCGAGGGCCGACGAGGACCGAACCCGAACCGGTGACCGGGGACGGTCCACGGGGGGTGATGGACGGGCGCAGGCACAGTCGCGGTCGGACTCGGGTTCGTCCGATGCGACCGGGTCAGATTCGTCCGACGCGACCGGGTCAGGTTCGTCCGACGCGACCGAGCCTCACTGGACGACTGCGGCGACGCCGGTCGACGACCCCCTCCACGACGTCGTCGTCGGGGCGGGGTCGTACGCGGTCGGCGACGGCGGGACGGTGCTCGCCGACGAAGGCGACGGCTGGCGCGTCGCGCTCGCAGACGGTCCCGGTGCGGCGTCGAACGCGCTCCGCGGCGTCGACGCCGTCGCCGACGGCGGCGTCTGGTTCGCGGGCGACGGCGGTGCCGTCGGTCGACTGGACCCCACGACCGGCCGGCACGTCGACCACTCCGCGCCCGCCGGCGACACGACGAACCTGACGGGGCTGGCCGTCGCCGGCACCGACGGCGCCGAGACGGTCCTGCTGGCCGACGGCTCCGGACGCGTCCGGCGCGGTCGATGGCGGGACGGGGAGACGGCGTGGACGGAGCCGGTGACGCCGGGAAGCGGGTCGAGCCTCGTCGGCGTCGTCCTCGTCGACGAGTCGGTCGGCTACGTCTGCGACACGAACGACGCCGTGTTCAAAACGACCGACGGTGGCGAGCGGTTCGCCCGGGTCGGCCCCGTCGGTGCGTCGGGCACGCTCACCGACGTGGCAGCGACGACGTCGACCGACCCGGTCGTCGCCGCGGACGACGGCGTGCTCCACCGCTTCGACGGAACGCGGTGGACGCCGACGCGACTCGACGACGACGCCGTCCACGCGGTCGCTCTCGACGCGCGCGACGGCGACGAGCGCGACGGCGCCGGCGGCGGAGGCGATGTCGACGGGGTGGCGTGTGGGGCCGGCGGACGAATCTACGAACGGTCGGCGGGGACCTCCGACTGGACGCCTCTCGCGACGCCAGCGACGTCGCCGCTCTCGGGGGTCGCGCTCGACGGAGTGGACGCCGTCGCCGTCGGCGCCGACGGGACGGTCGTCGAGCGCGTCACGGACTCCGGCTGA
- a CDS encoding Mov34/MPN/PAD-1 family protein: protein MRLFRSSELLGIARETMEFILEACEDTHPNEYMGFLRAEDARTLGLDRSGQVITDILVVPGTESSPVSATVKTNMKPNDLKSVGSVHSHPNGVLRPSDADLDTFGQGEVHLIVGAPYGWGNWKAFDNAGEPTHLDVVDVELPENRFFDFTQEDIDAELERDDGGFFSWLR from the coding sequence ATGCGCCTGTTCCGGTCGAGCGAACTCCTGGGCATCGCCCGGGAGACGATGGAGTTCATCCTGGAGGCGTGCGAGGACACCCACCCGAACGAGTACATGGGTTTCCTCCGCGCGGAGGACGCCCGAACCCTCGGGCTCGACCGGAGCGGGCAGGTCATCACCGACATCCTCGTGGTGCCGGGGACGGAGTCGAGCCCGGTGAGCGCGACGGTGAAGACCAACATGAAGCCGAACGACCTCAAGTCCGTGGGGTCGGTCCACTCGCACCCGAACGGCGTCTTACGACCCAGCGACGCCGACCTCGACACGTTCGGCCAGGGCGAGGTCCACCTCATCGTCGGTGCGCCCTACGGGTGGGGCAACTGGAAGGCGTTCGACAACGCGGGCGAGCCGACGCATCTCGACGTGGTCGACGTCGAACTGCCCGAGAACCGCTTCTTCGACTTCACCCAGGAGGACATCGACGCCGAGTTGGAGCGCGACGACGGCGGGTTCTTCTCGTGGCTGCGGTAG
- a CDS encoding flavodoxin domain-containing protein produces MARVALVYGTTEGQTATVAERVAAALTDRGHDPVLVHAKHLPPDFSLDEYDGCVVGASVHYRRHQRYVARFVRDHLTTLNEVPSAFFSVSMTAATGTPEADATARGLLEAFLADTGWTPDATAVFAGALKYSEYGLLTRFLMKRIARKYGGETDTSRDHEYTEWDAVERFSGEVADLLDGDGD; encoded by the coding sequence ATGGCACGGGTCGCACTCGTGTACGGAACGACGGAGGGACAGACGGCAACCGTCGCCGAGCGGGTCGCGGCGGCGCTGACCGACAGGGGCCACGACCCGGTCCTCGTGCACGCGAAGCACCTCCCGCCGGACTTTTCGCTGGACGAGTACGACGGCTGCGTCGTCGGGGCGTCCGTCCACTACAGGAGACACCAGCGATACGTCGCCCGGTTCGTCCGCGACCACCTCACGACGCTGAACGAGGTTCCGTCGGCGTTCTTTTCGGTTTCGATGACCGCCGCGACGGGGACGCCGGAGGCGGACGCAACCGCCCGTGGCCTGCTCGAGGCGTTCCTCGCAGACACCGGGTGGACGCCCGACGCGACGGCCGTCTTCGCGGGCGCGCTGAAGTACAGCGAGTACGGCCTCCTCACGCGGTTCCTGATGAAGCGAATCGCCCGGAAGTACGGCGGGGAAACGGACACCTCGCGGGACCACGAGTACACCGAGTGGGACGCGGTCGAGCGGTTCAGCGGGGAGGTCGCCGACCTGCTGGACGGCGACGGCGACTGA
- a CDS encoding spermidine synthase translates to MDARTVPERVRLSRPELAVLVSGVASMGLEILAGRMIAPQFGSSIYTWGGIIGVFLAALSYGYHRGGKRAKEDASNDRMARLFLLTAVYVAVLVFAGDILLRMTSGFPLPSRFASLPAITLLFGPPTYFLGFISPYAAQLSEKEGLGEASGHVYALGTVGSIVGAFATTYLLIPSFSIEHIGLVFGLLSVGTALVLFRPRLDRDRAFSLLAVTAMLVAAVGSGAVGVAVEGRVVYQTQTPYQQLEVIDVDDRRTLYLDGQPHSAMDLDDPTRHVFDYTSYFHLPFLFADSADDIDRVLFIGGGGFTGPKRFAEEYDVTVDVVEIDPVVIDVAKEYFAVSESERLRIHNTGGRQFLRETDRTYDLIVLDAYRKDKVPFELTTVEFMRLARDRLSDDGMLFANVISAPSGPASQFYRAQYKTMAQVYPHVYSFPTDAGVGIQNIELVAAKSETVVTASQLRARNAERDIGIDLSGELRTYRRSEETADVPVLRDDRAPVDDLLDPMVGQRYVVDDAEEAEENATAAPSSSVAVAARATTAG, encoded by the coding sequence ATGGACGCCCGTACGGTCCCCGAGCGGGTCCGACTGTCGCGGCCCGAACTGGCTGTGCTCGTCTCCGGCGTCGCCAGTATGGGGCTGGAAATCCTCGCCGGGCGGATGATCGCCCCGCAGTTCGGCAGCAGCATCTACACCTGGGGCGGCATCATCGGGGTGTTCCTCGCGGCGCTCAGCTACGGCTACCACCGCGGCGGCAAGCGCGCGAAGGAGGACGCCTCGAACGACCGGATGGCGCGCCTGTTTCTCCTCACCGCGGTGTACGTCGCGGTGCTCGTCTTCGCGGGCGACATCCTCCTGCGGATGACCTCCGGGTTCCCGCTGCCGAGCCGCTTCGCGTCCCTGCCCGCCATCACGCTCCTGTTCGGCCCGCCGACGTACTTCCTCGGGTTCATCAGCCCCTACGCCGCTCAGCTCTCGGAGAAGGAGGGCCTCGGCGAGGCGTCGGGACACGTCTACGCGCTCGGGACCGTCGGGAGCATCGTCGGCGCCTTTGCCACCACCTACCTCCTCATCCCCTCGTTCAGCATCGAGCACATCGGTCTCGTCTTCGGCCTGCTCTCGGTGGGAACGGCGCTCGTCCTCTTCCGGCCGCGCCTCGACCGTGACCGTGCGTTCTCGCTTCTCGCAGTGACCGCGATGCTCGTCGCCGCCGTCGGGAGCGGTGCCGTCGGCGTCGCCGTCGAGGGCCGTGTCGTCTACCAGACCCAGACTCCCTACCAGCAACTCGAAGTCATCGACGTCGACGACCGACGGACGCTCTACCTCGACGGCCAACCGCACAGCGCGATGGACCTCGACGACCCTACTCGGCACGTGTTCGACTACACCTCCTACTTCCACCTCCCCTTCCTGTTCGCCGACAGCGCGGACGACATCGACCGCGTCCTCTTCATCGGCGGCGGCGGGTTCACGGGGCCGAAACGCTTCGCCGAGGAGTACGACGTCACCGTCGACGTCGTCGAAATCGACCCCGTCGTCATCGACGTGGCGAAGGAGTACTTCGCGGTCTCCGAATCCGAACGGCTTCGGATCCACAACACGGGCGGGCGACAGTTCCTCCGGGAGACCGACCGCACCTACGACCTCATCGTCCTCGACGCCTACCGGAAGGACAAGGTCCCCTTCGAACTCACGACGGTCGAGTTCATGCGCCTCGCGCGCGACCGCCTGAGCGACGACGGGATGCTCTTCGCCAACGTCATCTCCGCGCCGAGCGGGCCGGCCTCGCAGTTCTACCGGGCGCAGTACAAGACGATGGCGCAGGTGTACCCCCACGTGTACAGTTTTCCGACCGACGCGGGCGTCGGCATCCAGAACATCGAACTCGTCGCCGCCAAGTCGGAGACGGTCGTCACGGCGTCGCAACTCCGTGCGCGCAACGCGGAGCGCGACATCGGCATCGACCTCTCGGGTGAACTCCGCACCTACCGGCGGTCCGAAGAGACCGCCGACGTGCCCGTCCTCCGTGACGACAGGGCGCCCGTCGACGACCTTCTCGACCCGATGGTCGGCCAGCGCTACGTCGTCGACGACGCGGAGGAGGCCGAGGAGAACGCGACTGCCGCGCCGAGTTCGTCGGTGGCGGTCGCCGCACGCGCGACGACCGCCGGCTGA
- a CDS encoding class I SAM-dependent methyltransferase, translated as MTTWDERFREGEYPRDPEPSPVLRAVLDRFPAGRALDIATGTGRNAVFLAERGYEVDGIDQSREGLEITRERAAERGVDDRLSLTQGDAKEYDYPESTYDVVTISFFRTLDRLNDIKEALTPGGVLFYQHHLRSPEATVGPSGDRYRFRANELLNACLDLTVLYYEASTEYPEAGEGAGAGTDVDAERDGGRVSATATIVARNSHGGAQSYPESHWVG; from the coding sequence ATGACCACCTGGGACGAACGGTTCCGCGAGGGAGAGTACCCGCGCGACCCCGAGCCGTCGCCGGTGCTCCGGGCGGTGCTCGACCGCTTCCCCGCGGGACGGGCGCTCGACATCGCGACCGGGACAGGGAGGAACGCCGTCTTCCTCGCCGAGCGAGGCTACGAGGTAGACGGAATCGACCAGTCCCGCGAGGGGCTCGAAATCACGCGCGAACGGGCCGCCGAGCGAGGCGTCGACGACCGCCTCTCGCTCACGCAGGGCGACGCGAAGGAGTACGACTACCCCGAGTCGACGTACGACGTCGTGACCATCAGTTTCTTCCGGACGCTGGACCGCCTGAACGACATCAAGGAGGCGCTGACGCCCGGCGGGGTGCTGTTCTACCAGCACCACCTCCGCTCGCCCGAGGCGACGGTCGGACCGAGCGGTGACAGATACCGGTTCCGCGCGAACGAACTGCTCAACGCCTGTCTCGACCTCACGGTCCTGTACTACGAGGCGTCCACCGAGTACCCCGAGGCGGGCGAGGGAGCGGGAGCGGGAACGGACGTCGACGCGGAGCGCGACGGGGGTCGCGTCTCGGCGACGGCGACCATCGTCGCGCGGAACTCACACGGCGGGGCGCAGTCGTACCCCGAAAGCCACTGGGTGGGGTAA